In the genome of Cryptosporangium aurantiacum, the window CGACGCCGAGGGCTAGATCGATGCTCGGGGCTTGATCACCGCTCCGGGCTAGATCGACGCGGGGGGAAGGGCGACCGTGACGACGAGCCCACCGCCGTCCCGGGCGACCGCAGAGGCCCGGCCCCCGTGGGTGGTGGCCACCGCACGGACGATCGACAAGCCCAGACCGACACCGGCCGCGGTCACCGAACGCTGGTCCGGCAGCCGGTGGAAGGCGTCGAACAGCACCGGGACGTCGTGCGGTGGTACGACCGGGCCGGTGTTGGTTACCACGACCTCCGGCGAACCACCGTCGCCGATCCGGGTCACCACCCGCACCCACCCGCCCTCGACGTTGTACCGGATCCCGTTCTCCACCAGGTTGTGCACGATCCGCTCGAGCATCTGGGCGTCCCCGAGCGTGACCGCCTCCCCCAACTCGTCCTGCAACGTGACGCCGGCGGCCCGGGCGTCCGGACCGGCCTGGGCCAGCACGTGCGCGGCGACGTCAGCCAGATCGACCGGACGCCGTTCGGTCAGCTCGTTCTCCGAGGTGGCCATCAGCAGCAAGCCAGTGATCAGCCGCTCGTGCCGCGCGTTGATCTGGAGCAGGTCCTCGCCGAGCCGCCGCGTGTCGGCGGACGCGGTCTTCCGTTTCATCGCCAGCTCGACCAGGGCACGGCCGACGGTCAGCGGCGTCCGCAGCTCGTGGCTGGCGTTCGCGACGAACCGCCGCTGCCCGTCGAATGACCGGTCGAGACGCTCGAGCATCGTGTTGAACGTGGCAGCCAGCTCACGTACCTCGTCGTCCGGGCCGCGCAGCGGTATCCGCTCGTGCAGCCCGCTTCCCGCCGCGGGTGC includes:
- a CDS encoding sensor histidine kinase; its protein translation is MTGSARRRVTLRARLTLLYGGLFLVAGLVLLGTTYVLFNQQLAGWRTQVLISKTAPTPLASSSSSASPSVAPVVTTSQQNDVLRSVEDERRRLREAATNSLLTQGGIALGAVGLAAGALGWLIAGRVLAPLYQVTDTARRIASAPAAGSGLHERIPLRGPDDEVRELAATFNTMLERLDRSFDGQRRFVANASHELRTPLTVGRALVELAMKRKTASADTRRLGEDLLQINARHERLITGLLLMATSENELTERRPVDLADVAAHVLAQAGPDARAAGVTLQDELGEAVTLGDAQMLERIVHNLVENGIRYNVEGGWVRVVTRIGDGGSPEVVVTNTGPVVPPHDVPVLFDAFHRLPDQRSVTAAGVGLGLSIVRAVATTHGGRASAVARDGGGLVVTVALPPASI